A portion of the Gossypium arboreum isolate Shixiya-1 chromosome 8, ASM2569848v2, whole genome shotgun sequence genome contains these proteins:
- the LOC108468013 gene encoding ABC transporter G family member 31-like: protein MAEQLAMLPVFYKQRDNLFHPAWIWSVISWSICAPYSAIEAGVWSGVLYTLLVLPFLLGDFSASRSPNLYYTKWQLVYFECWLPLLEIWSLQIPLGQLHLYFCWVDLLYLKV from the exons CTTCCAGTATTTTACAAACAAAGAGATAATCTATTTCATCCTGCATGGATATGGTCCGTCATCAGTTGGAGTATTTGTGCACCTTACTCTGCTATTGAAGCTGGAGTATGGTCTGGTGTTTTATATACACTGTTGGTTTTGCCCTTTCTGCTGGGAG ATTTTTCCGCTTCACGTTCACCCAATTTGTATTACACCAAATGGCAATTAGTCTATTTTGAATGTTGGCTTCCCTTGCTCGAGATTTGGTCGTTGCAAATACCTTTGGGTCAGCTTCACTTGTATTTTTGTTGGGTGGATTTGTTATACCTAAAG GTATGA